GGTTCTGTAGAAGGTATAGATTTCCATTAATAATCTCAGTATGATTTGAAATTAATAGATAATATTCCTTCCAATTTAAAAAGAATAGCGGATCATTGCTTAAGGAACCTATATAAGATGGTTTACGCCTTATCTTCAGTCTTCATAACTTTATACCCGTCAAATTAAGGGTTATGTATTTAAAACCCTACCTTTTTTGTGATCTGGGAAGATAGAGATCATAACAGAAAGAGATCAGCATATGATGAATTGTTATTTAGAAGAAAGGGTGATGATTTTGAATAAAGTAATTTGCTTTAAAGGCTCCCCTTATTACGTGGTAACAGAAGTAGACTCTCACTATTTCTGCCTTAGACTTAATCAACAGTTAAAGCCAGATCAGAAATTCGGCATTTCCCGAGTAAAAATACCTAAAAAGGAATGCGGAATGTTCAAAACATAAAAACATGTTCTTATTTTATGCACTGAACGAATCTATTATAAAAAGATCACACTTTAAAAGTTAAATTCAATAAACTTTTACGTAAAATCTATCAAAACTTAAAAAATCACCTTTACAATATAAGTATAGAGAAAGGGGGAAGAACAACATGTACAAGTATATAATCAACGTAACAGTCAAGGGGAAAATTTATCAAACCAATGTAATAGCCAACAAAAACAATTCAGAAAAAGAAGTGTATCAAATTGCAAAAGAACAAGTTTTGAAACAATGGCCACATTAAACAGTAACATTGGTTATTAATTTCTACTATTAGAGGAGGGTTTCACTATGGCTTAATCAAGAAGAAGAGTAGCAACTGCAATAACCATTGGTGTTAACATACTTTTAGCTAATAACACGGTATAGAATAATCCTAAAATATCAGTAGGGTAGGAGTTATCACCATGATAAAATACTCCATATAGAAAATAAGAGATAATTCCTGTTATTAAAAATATAATGATAAAATCTAACACACTTGTTAAAAACCTGTTCCTAAAACCCGCTGGATAAGTAACTTCCAAATAAACCCTCGTTTCGTAATTTTCATGTACTTGTTTACACAATAAAGGAATAGCTACTTTACAACTATAGCCTCAGTTTATGGAACTAGATAGTGGGGCCTCCCTCTCTCCTAAAATAATTGAGGAATGACAGGCCCTCTGCCAAATCTTCAAAGAAAATGATCGTTTATAGTTCCAACCACTCGGCAATAACACGATGCGCTTTTTCATCTAATACAACACCGAAATGAGTCGCATCCTCCATCATCCTTATTTTTGCATTCTCATTGTTGTGAAATACCTCTTCATACTGATTGGCTTGAAACGTTTGATCTTCCCTGCCTATTAGTACGAACACGCGGTTATCCATGAACTCAATATCCTGTTCATACTCATCTCGTGGATGCATGGATATTTGCAGCCTATAACTATACGCTAATGTTTCAGTATTATCTCGAACATCATTCGGCATATTGAACGAGATAGCATCCAAATGGTTCAAGTGAGTAATCCCAATTTGGTTTAACATGGACAATCCTATCATTCGCTGGAGGTTCTCATTCGCCCAATTACTATCTTCTGCGTTAGTCGGAGCCTCATGATGAATATAAGGAGCAAGTAACAGGTAGTCATCTACGGCTTCATGGTGGGATGAACCTCCTGCCATGCGAATAACCGCCCCGCCACAACTTGAATGGCCGCCTACTATAATAGATGAATCGGGATGACGATCCACCACTAATGAAATAAGATCATTTAAATCTTCTTCAATCTGACCGATATAATCGATATCTCCACGGTTTTCGGTATTGGGACCATGGCCTCGTAAATCGGGCGTATATACCGTTGCCACACCCTCACCAGACAAATAGTTAGCTAATGACGCTAAATATTTACTATGGTAGCCTGATCCATGAACAAGAATAACGACTTTATCCGCTTCAGATTCGTAATATCGATAATACTGATCCGTCCCATCCCGAGTTTGATAACCCTCAAGCGATGGCACTGACAAATTCTGTTCATTATTTCTCAGCTTATCAAATGCGATGCTCTCCTCTTGCCCGGATGGTTTTTCCACTGTACTAAATAGTGAGAGCCCATAACCAATTCCCAAGTAGATTACTCCTGAACTGATGCCTACAATGAGTGAAATTTTAAGGAATTTCTTCATTAATTCTCACTCCCCATTAAATTAATAGAAGAAAAACAAAGGGCGATTTACGATTTTATTGGATTCTCCCCCCGCCTTTTTTACCATTTAAACTCTCACCCGAATAAACAGAAATTAGGTCCTTAATGTGCCAGTTCAACAGTAAAAACGTTAATTCCTGCTTAAATTAGCTGTAATTATTCCAGCATCTCCCCCTCCCGGTATGGAGTCTCCAAGTAAAGGAGGGCGACTACTCAATAAGAATAGTCGCCCTCCTTTATCAATGCACAATATATCGTCCATATGGAACTATTGCCGCAATTTCTATAAACATGGATGCCAAGGGAA
The Halobacillus halophilus DSM 2266 DNA segment above includes these coding regions:
- a CDS encoding BA3454 family stress response protein translates to MYKYIINVTVKGKIYQTNVIANKNNSEKEVYQIAKEQVLKQWPH
- a CDS encoding alpha/beta hydrolase, which gives rise to MKKFLKISLIVGISSGVIYLGIGYGLSLFSTVEKPSGQEESIAFDKLRNNEQNLSVPSLEGYQTRDGTDQYYRYYESEADKVVILVHGSGYHSKYLASLANYLSGEGVATVYTPDLRGHGPNTENRGDIDYIGQIEEDLNDLISLVVDRHPDSSIIVGGHSSCGGAVIRMAGGSSHHEAVDDYLLLAPYIHHEAPTNAEDSNWANENLQRMIGLSMLNQIGITHLNHLDAISFNMPNDVRDNTETLAYSYRLQISMHPRDEYEQDIEFMDNRVFVLIGREDQTFQANQYEEVFHNNENAKIRMMEDATHFGVVLDEKAHRVIAEWLEL